DNA from Anopheles cruzii unplaced genomic scaffold, idAnoCruzAS_RS32_06 scaffold00764_ctg1, whole genome shotgun sequence:
GCTTTTTTGCACGATTCACCGATGACGTCGTCGATTATCTCTTGATCGCGTTATATGCAAATCATCACAACCGGAGTGAACCAACACGTCTTAATCCCTGCAAATGGACCGTAAAACGCCCATTATTACGGGGATTATTGGTTCACTATAAAACAGCGCTCACCCCCCGGAAAGGCATAGCGACTCATGACGCATATTACTTGCTTTTTTCTGTCCCCTTTCTGCAGCGTAACAGTGCCGGGTTATCAAGGTAATCTACAGGCTGCTGTTTCGCACAGTGCTCAGCTCGCTCCGTGGGAGCGCTTCGGCGTCGAATTTATCCTGAcgttcatcgtcgtcctcaCGTATCTGATCTCGACGAACTCCTTCCGGAAGTACTTCGGCTCTTCGACCGTTGCCATCGGGGCCGCGTACAGCGCTTGTAGCTTCGTATCGGTAAGTAACCAGCGCGTTAAGGAGTAGCCAACGTACAAAATGTACCTTATGTCCTTCCCATATCTCGCCCACAGATGCCCTACCTGAATCCGGCCCGCTCGCTCGGTCCTTCGTTCGTGCTGAACAAGTGGGACAGCCACTGGGTGTACTGGGTGGGCCCGTTCATCGGTGGCATCATCGCCGGGCTGATCCATCAGTTTGTGTTCACACCGAAGCCCCGGTCCCGGAGTGCCACGAAGGCGGGTACCGCCTGTGCGAGTGTGACCGCTAGTAGCGCCGCTCCGGACGAGGTCAACAACTGTACGGTCGATCTTAGCAAGCTCGGTGCCCAGGCGACGGTCGGAAAGTTCCAGAACATGCGCCATCACAGCGGAACTCTGCCGTCGCGCTTCTGTCACAGCATGTACGCGGCCAGCGATCAGCCGGCGATCAAGATTGAACCACTGGAACCGATCTATGGGGCGGCCAAGTCGATGTTCGGTAAATCGCCGCAGATGTCACGCTCCAACCTCAATCGCTCGCAGTCGGTGTACGCCAAGAGTAACATGGCCCTGAACCAGGAGTTACCGGCAACGGTTGCGGCCACGGCAACCCTGCGCCCGGGCCAGCTAGTACCGGCTCAGAGCTTGTACCCTCTGCGAGTGTCCCAGCAACCGCACACCGCCCACAGCCAGAACCAGAACGTGCAGAACCAACTCCACCAGCGCTCGGAAAGTGTCTACGGCATGCGGAACGtcatccggcagcagcagctggcggaACATCTCTCGCAGCAGCTGGCCCCACGGCCCAGCCACCACTCGCAGGTGGCGGAAGTGCAGGGTTCCGGCCCATTCCAGTCCATCTACGTCCGGGGCAATCCAAGCTGCTCGACCGATGCGCTGCGGGACGCCCACGAACAGGCCGGGTAAGCTGTGTTCCGTCCGCCTTCCGCCGAGTCAGCCGAGGCTGTGTACTGACCTAGATGATCGTTCTCTTTCTAACGGATAGTTCCCTTTTCTGAACCGCTCCTTCCTCCGCAGCTGCGATAAGCTGCTGAACACGATGGCCCGCGCCCAGGAGCGACCGGAATCGCTATACGCGGCCACCCGGCGCATCCACTCGACGCACTCGGACGACAGCTCGTACGGATCGTACCACGGTGCGggcggtccggcggcggccaataGTACTCCACCAACGCGGGAGCACTCCGGAGGCAGCTACGCGGCGGGAATGTTGGGAGGTGGTCGCCCGATGGGACACTCGCATGGTCACCGGGGAGTGATCGTGCATGATCCCAGCAGCACGatgcagccgccgccatcgctcATGACCTGCAGCTAAGCGAACAGTCTCCTGAACGAACCCCCCCGCCCCACATCTGCAGCCACCGTATACTCAACCAAAATGAGCGTTAGCGTTAGAAGTCTATAAGTGTCGAATTTGCGTGTACAATATTCTATCTCATACATAGTGATCCTATTAGGCGTAAGGACGTTATTTATAAACCGCACGTAATCCACTGCGTAGGGTGTAGTAAGTTATGGCATATGTTTCGAAGGTATaatactcacacacacacacaaacacacgatcTTTTGTATGATTTGTAGCCGAAGACTGAACTGAATAAAAGATAGTAACCAGCCAGGAAACAAGCAACTTGGTTTTTGTTAATTGATGACAGCCTTCACTAATTAGCCAAAGGATCCTTCATGAGGTCCCGAACACGCGTCGATCTTGTTTGGTTGGCGAAGGATCAGTGTGAACTGAAAACGGTCGAAGACGTTTCACGCACTgcggattgcatacctttaggcggTAATCAGGCCAGCGATCGGGCGTGCGATCGATCTTAGCAAGGATCCTACTCGTTGCGTTGGAACTCGGCTTTGTTGTAATAAATTTCGGCCCCCTCGGCGCGCCACCATCTCAGCAACAGCCGGCGGAAGCTGGAAGCAGTCGGCGCTCCCCTCGCAGGACATCATCACGCAGGGCAAGTGCCTGGGCTCGCTCATAGTCGTAGATCAGGAGGATATCACCTTTACGGGTCGCTGCCTGGTGGGGGCCGGCTCTGTCATAAGACTGttcattgtagtgtttctccttaagaccCTCAGCCTGTAACTATTTACACACATTTTCTCtgaaaaccgcaaaagccgtagttagaattttctttattgcCGTTGGAATAGGAAAggaattggccaccgaaagaaatggagGAGGAAAGCAAGGTGAGACTCgtagcaatgcacgaaagaaaatcagtttccgtcggaagcatcagggaaaacatttgggaaaacgctaatcgcgcttttcttctcgacctgacgcagaggttttcgcatgctgcgccacttcttAGCCATCCCAGTGTCTTGGGCGTTTTTCCTAAGACGCTGCCAGCGTTtggtaatttttttaatcggaAAAAATCGCCTAAAAAAGTCGTCAAAACTTCGTC
Protein-coding regions in this window:
- the LOC128276228 gene encoding neurogenic protein big brain-like, encoding MLPQGRPGGSVSGDALVNGVTVPGYQGNLQAAVSHSAQLAPWERFGVEFILTFIVVLTYLISTNSFRKYFGSSTVAIGAAYSACSFVSMPYLNPARSLGPSFVLNKWDSHWVYWVGPFIGGIIAGLIHQFVFTPKPRSRSATKAGTACASVTASSAAPDEVNNCTVDLSKLGAQATVGKFQNMRHHSGTLPSRFCHSMYAASDQPAIKIEPLEPIYGAAKSMFGKSPQMSRSNLNRSQSVYAKSNMALNQELPATVAATATLRPGQLVPAQSLYPLRVSQQPHTAHSQNQNVQNQLHQRSESVYGMRNVIRQQQLAEHLSQQLAPRPSHHSQVAEVQGSGPFQSIYVRGNPSCSTDALRDAHEQAGCDKLLNTMARAQERPESLYAATRRIHSTHSDDSSYGSYHGAGGPAAANSTPPTREHSGGSYAAGMLGGGRPMGHSHGHRGVIVHDPSSTMQPPPSLMTCS